The sequence below is a genomic window from Sporomusaceae bacterium FL31.
TTTTAGTTTATTATAAAGATGATGCCACAGCATTTAATGGTGAAAAGAAAGGAACGATTCTGAACAAAGGGATTCTGAATAATCGAATTTCCTCATTCTTTTTTAAACTATTGAGTGAACAAGGTATTCCTAATCATTTTGTGAGCATGCCAAGTGATCGTGAAATGCTGGTCAAAAGTTTAAAAATTTTGCTGGTTGAAGTTGTTGTGCGTAATATTGCTGCAGGAAGCTTAGCAAAGCGCATTGGCTGGGAAGAAGGCCGCAAAATGCCTTGTACCGTTGTTGAGATGTACTATAAAAATGACGATCTTGGTGATCCATTGATCAATGATTATCATATTAAAGCACTAGGCTTGGCCACAGCAGAACAAGTCGCGAAAATGGAAGAATATGCGCTTAAGATTAATACGATTTTGACTAACTATCTCAAAGAAAAAGATTTGGAACTAATTGATTTTAAACTTGAATTTGGTTTGCATCAAGGCGAAGTCATGCTGGGAGATGAAATTTCACCAGATACTTGCCGTTTTTGGGATAGTAAAACAGGTGAGAAACTGGATAAGGACAGATTCCGCCGGAATTTGGGCAATGTTGAAGAAGCGTATAAGGAAGTATTGCTGCGCCTAACAGGAGAGGTACTATGATCGATATCGCACTGGATAAATTAAAAGAAGAGTGCGGCGTTTTTGGGATCTTTTCCCGGCGGGAGGATGTTTCATTATTTACCTACTGGGGCTTATATGCATTACAGCATCGCGGTCAGGAAAGTGCTGGGATAGCGATAACAGATGGATCCTGGATGGATCTTCATCGTGGCATGGGATTGGTCAATGAAGTGTTCCGCCATCAATTGCCGCATATGGATAACCAACATATTGCGATTGGCCATGTCCGCTATTCAACAACTGGCTCCAGTCTATTAGCCAATACACAACCGTTAATGGTTACCTATGCAGGGGGGCATATTAGCCTTGCTCACAATGGCAATTTAACCAATGCCCGTGAATTGCGCGCTGAGCTTGAACAATCAGGCAGTGTTTTTCAGACCTCCATCGACAGTGAAGTATTTGTAAATTTGATTGCCCGTTCCCGCAATCATTCTATTGAAGAAAAAATCATGGATAGCTTAAATAAAATTCAAGGCGCATACTGTCTGGTACTCATGACAGAGGATAAGCTGGTTGGTGTGCGTGATCCGCATGGATTCCGTCCACTTTGCCTTGGTAAACTTGAAGACGGCTGGGTATTGGCATCTGAATCCTGTGCACTAGACACGGTTGGAGCCGAATTTGTTCGTGATATTGAACCAGGTGAAATGGTTGTCATTGATGATCATGGCGTGAAATCTTATCGTTTTGCACCAAGTGACCGCCGTGCATTATGTATATTTGAATATATTTATTTTGCCCGTCCTGATAGTGTGATTGATGGTCAAAGTGTTCATGCAACTCGCTTTGAAATGGGCCGGACATTAGCGAAAGAAAGCGGCTTCAAAGGTGATATTGTGATTTCAGTTCCAGATTCAGGGACAACGGCTGCTCTTGGCTTTAGCTATGAGTCCGGTATCCCGTTCATGGAAGGCTTGATGAAGAATCGCTACATTGGTCGTACTTTTATTCAGCCTGAACAGAAAAAGCGCGATTTGGGAGTCAGGTTAAAACTAAATGCCGTAAAATCAGTGGTCAAAGGTAAATCCGTCATTATGGTGGATGATTCCATTGTTCGCGGTACTACTAGTGGAAAAATAGTTCGGATGCTAAAAGAAGCAGGGGCAACTGCCGTGCATATGTGTGTTAGCTCGCCGCCTATTGGGTATCCATGCTACTATGGTATTGATACCTCGATACGCAAGGAGCTGATTGCCGCTTCTAAGCAAGTCGAAGAAATCAAAGAATATATTGGTGCTGATTCGCTGCACTTTTTATCTCTCCAAGGCCTTTGGAATTCAGTAGGAAAAATAAGAAGTGAAGATATGTGTCATGCTTGCTTTAGCTGTGAATATCCGGCTGCCGTACCAGGGGAGGATTCCTGTTCAAGCAATAAATATGTATTTGAAGAACGTATGTCCCGGGAAATAAAGTAGACTGAATCGACCGAATGGGGGAAAGTCAATGACTATAGAGAACACGGATAATAAGCAGCTGACTTATCGTGAGGCAGGGGTTGACATTGATGCCGGTAATCGTGCTGTAGACCTAATGAAGCAGCATGTTCGTTCAACCTATCGGCCGGAAGTTTTGGGGGATATTGGCGGCTTCGGTGGTTTATTTGCCCTCAATATCCAGAAGTACAGCCAGCCAGTACTGGTTTCCGGTACTGATGGGGTTGGCACTAAACTGCGCCTGGCATTTTTATTGGATCGTCATGATACTATTGGCCAGGATGCTGTGGCAATGTGTGTCAATGATATCTTGGTTCAAGGGGCTGAGCCTCTTTTCTTTTTAGATTATTTGGCTGTAGGTAAGTTAGAACCGGAAAAAGTCGCCGCTGTGGTCAGCGGTGTTGCAAAAGCCTGTAAAGAATCCGGCTGTGCTCTGATTGGCGGAGAAACAGCAGAGATGGCAGGATTCTATCCCGAAGGCGAATACGATATTGCTGGCTTTGCGGTAGGGATT
It includes:
- the purC gene encoding phosphoribosylaminoimidazole-succinocarboxamide synthase, whose amino-acid sequence is MEKQPLYEGKAKRIFATANEDEVLVYYKDDATAFNGEKKGTILNKGILNNRISSFFFKLLSEQGIPNHFVSMPSDREMLVKSLKILLVEVVVRNIAAGSLAKRIGWEEGRKMPCTVVEMYYKNDDLGDPLINDYHIKALGLATAEQVAKMEEYALKINTILTNYLKEKDLELIDFKLEFGLHQGEVMLGDEISPDTCRFWDSKTGEKLDKDRFRRNLGNVEEAYKEVLLRLTGEVL
- the purF gene encoding amidophosphoribosyltransferase, whose product is MIDIALDKLKEECGVFGIFSRREDVSLFTYWGLYALQHRGQESAGIAITDGSWMDLHRGMGLVNEVFRHQLPHMDNQHIAIGHVRYSTTGSSLLANTQPLMVTYAGGHISLAHNGNLTNARELRAELEQSGSVFQTSIDSEVFVNLIARSRNHSIEEKIMDSLNKIQGAYCLVLMTEDKLVGVRDPHGFRPLCLGKLEDGWVLASESCALDTVGAEFVRDIEPGEMVVIDDHGVKSYRFAPSDRRALCIFEYIYFARPDSVIDGQSVHATRFEMGRTLAKESGFKGDIVISVPDSGTTAALGFSYESGIPFMEGLMKNRYIGRTFIQPEQKKRDLGVRLKLNAVKSVVKGKSVIMVDDSIVRGTTSGKIVRMLKEAGATAVHMCVSSPPIGYPCYYGIDTSIRKELIAASKQVEEIKEYIGADSLHFLSLQGLWNSVGKIRSEDMCHACFSCEYPAAVPGEDSCSSNKYVFEERMSREIK